Proteins encoded together in one Falco biarmicus isolate bFalBia1 chromosome 4, bFalBia1.pri, whole genome shotgun sequence window:
- the ABHD17A gene encoding alpha/beta hydrolase domain-containing protein 17A → MNGLSISQLCCLFCCPPCPSRIAAKLAFLPPEPTYAVVPEPEPVGSTSTGSLRGGAAGRWKLHLKDRADFQYSQRELDNIEVFVTKSSRGNRVGCMYVRCVPGARYTVLFSHGNAVDLGQMSSFYIGLGTRINCNIFSYDYSGYGVSTGKPSERNLYSDIDAAWQALRTRYGISPENIILYGQSIGTVPTVDLASRYECAAIVLHSPLTSGMRVAFPETKKTYWFDAFPNIEKISKITSPVLIIHGTEDEVIDFSHGLALFERCPKAVEPLWVDGAGHNDIELYSQYLERLRKFISQELPSQRN, encoded by the exons ATGAACGGGCTGTCGATCAGCCAACTCTGCTGCCTCTTCTgctgtcccccctgccccagccgcaTCGCTGCCAAACTGGCCTTCTTGCCCCCAGAGCCCACCTATGCCGTGGTCCCCGAGCCAGAGCCtgtgggcagcaccagcacggGCTCCCTGCGAGGCGGCGCTGCGGGGCGGTGGAAGCTGCACTTGAAGGACCGGGCGGATTTCCAGTACTCCCAGCGGGAGCTGGACAACATTGAGGTGTTCGTCACCAAAAGCAGTCGGGGGAACCGCGTTGGCTGCATGTACGTCCGCTGCGTGCCAGGTGCCAG ATACACGGTGCTCTTCTCACATGGCAACGCCGTGGACCTGGGGCAGATGAGCAGCTTCTATATCGGGCTGGGCACCCGCATCAACTGCAACATCTTCTCCTATGACTACTCAGGCTACGGCGTGAGCACGGGCAAGCCCTCCGAGAGGAACCTCTACTCCGACATCGATGCTGCGTGGCAGGCGCTGCGGACGCG ATATGGGATCAGCCCGGAGAACATTATTTTATATGGACAAAGCATCGGCACAGTGCCCACAGTTGATCTGGCCTCCCGCTACGAGTGTGCTGCCATCGTGCTCCACTCCCCGCTCACCTCTGGCATGAGAGTCGCCTTCCCTGAGACCAAGAAGACCTACTGGTTCGATGCCTTCCCCAA CATCGAGAAGATCTCCAAAATCACCTCTCCCGTCCTCATCATCCACGGCACGGAGGATGAAGTCATCGACTTCTCCCATGGCCTGGCGCTCTTTGAACGCTGCCCCAAGGCTGTGGAGCCGCTGTGGGTGGACGGGGCCGGGCACAATGACATTGAACTCTACAGCCAGTACCTCGAGCGCCTTCGAAAATTCATCTCCCAGGAGCTGCCCAGCCAACGTAACtag